A genomic segment from Chitinophaga niabensis encodes:
- a CDS encoding lipopolysaccharide biosynthesis protein, producing the protein MISRLLSVYRNKQVLSLFGNLVSAFFNLLSFMILVRILPTLDDFGQWVVFTGTYNILDQIRTGLLQSGIVKFYTGADIETSRRVAGAAWHLSLLITIGYVILSWVGYFAVSPFLGAPWPLFLAWLGILTLLSLPMNFASWVLQAENRFNEIVFIRISQNGSFVVLLALLWWFKQVSLANVLYAYSGSMAISSVYCLLKKWTGIRNIVYRTREQALELYRFGRLIIGSMVSSSLINNTNNFVILKMLGAANVALFSIPQKFIEVIEIILRSFVATAQPTLSAAANRGDKQAVAIAFCRYTGTVTLLIIPFIIGMLIFTEPLILILAKGNYLGATAVVRISLITAILWPLDRFNGVTLDMMGLAHVNFYKNILKLILNAIFAVVLVWIFPNIISVALAMLLHILFAIAYGYYVMKKHMSVHLKDLWHYGWIEFNILVKKALKLKHS; encoded by the coding sequence ATGATATCGAGGCTTTTATCCGTCTATAGGAATAAGCAGGTTTTATCGTTGTTCGGCAATCTGGTTTCGGCTTTTTTCAATCTTCTTTCATTTATGATCCTTGTAAGGATCTTGCCCACGCTGGATGACTTCGGACAGTGGGTGGTATTCACCGGTACTTATAACATCCTCGATCAGATTCGTACCGGTTTACTGCAATCGGGCATTGTAAAATTCTACACGGGAGCGGATATAGAAACTTCGCGCAGGGTAGCCGGCGCTGCCTGGCATCTTTCGTTACTGATCACCATCGGGTATGTAATACTTTCATGGGTTGGCTACTTTGCCGTATCTCCTTTCCTGGGCGCTCCCTGGCCATTATTCCTGGCATGGTTAGGTATCCTTACTTTATTATCCCTCCCAATGAATTTTGCCAGCTGGGTATTGCAGGCAGAGAACCGTTTTAATGAGATCGTGTTCATCAGGATTTCCCAGAATGGTTCTTTTGTAGTGCTGCTGGCCTTGTTATGGTGGTTCAAACAGGTGTCCCTTGCGAATGTGTTATATGCTTACAGTGGTTCGATGGCTATCTCCAGTGTATATTGCCTGCTTAAAAAATGGACGGGGATCCGCAACATTGTTTACCGTACAAGGGAACAGGCACTGGAACTATATCGTTTCGGCCGTTTGATCATTGGCAGCATGGTATCTTCTTCACTGATCAATAACACTAACAATTTTGTGATCCTGAAAATGCTGGGAGCGGCTAACGTAGCGCTTTTCAGTATTCCACAAAAGTTCATAGAGGTGATCGAGATCATCCTTCGCAGCTTTGTAGCCACCGCACAACCAACTTTATCTGCCGCAGCCAATCGTGGTGATAAACAGGCGGTGGCCATTGCTTTCTGCAGGTATACCGGCACAGTTACTTTACTGATCATTCCATTCATTATTGGCATGCTGATATTTACAGAGCCGCTGATCCTCATCCTCGCCAAAGGCAATTACCTCGGCGCTACCGCCGTAGTGCGCATCTCGCTCATTACCGCCATCCTCTGGCCGCTGGACCGCTTCAATGGCGTAACGCTGGATATGATGGGCCTCGCACATGTGAATTTCTACAAAAACATTCTCAAACTGATATTGAATGCCATCTTTGCGGTGGTGCTGGTATGGATCTTCCCTAATATTATCTCTGTGGCGCTGGCCATGTTGCTGCACATCCTCTTTGCTATTGCATACGGATACTATGTCATGAAAAAACATATGTCCGTTCACCTGAAAGACCTCTGGCATTACGGCTGGATTGAATTTAATATACTGGTAAAAAAGGCCTTAAAACTCAAGCATTCATAA